From a region of the Acidimicrobiales bacterium genome:
- a CDS encoding DUF190 domain-containing protein → MQANDSNKWPGLTPMAKVEVVVDGEFVPNVRDLLVSAGATGYTALHGVSGYGHHGEHEGRLLFNDRNSLALLICVLPPEQVEAVVAGIRRLLDDQHGVVFVSETHVSRADYFR, encoded by the coding sequence ATGCAGGCAAACGATTCTAACAAGTGGCCAGGCCTCACTCCCATGGCCAAGGTCGAGGTGGTGGTAGACGGCGAGTTCGTGCCCAACGTGCGTGATCTTCTGGTGTCGGCGGGTGCTACCGGCTACACCGCCCTGCACGGGGTGTCGGGCTATGGGCATCACGGTGAACACGAGGGCCGCTTGCTGTTCAACGACCGCAACAGCTTGGCGCTGCTGATCTGTGTGCTGCCTCCCGAACAGGTCGAGGCGGTGGTGGCCGGAATCCGGCGCCTGCTCGACGACCAGCACGGAGTGGTGTTCGTCAGCGAGACCCACGTCAGCCGGGCCGACTATTTCAGATAG
- a CDS encoding nitronate monooxygenase — MARISNVFTERLGIDVPILGFAHDTQVAAAITQAGGLGVYGIAHDEPSDLPAKLEALRTQSGTAPTAVDMIIPAGMPENVTLDQVQASLPEEHKQFLDDIVRRYEVPPATRKSFFNSTLRTPDYFEGQLDALLDSDVAMVAFGVGLTKEAVEALKDAGKMVGALIGSPRHVERYLDIGLDFLVAQGSEAGGHTGTIGTLVLVPEVVELAGDLPVLAAGGIAHGSQIAAALAMGAQGVWTGTIWLATREHATGDHAVSEALRAKLLAAGSGDTTVTRGSSGKPQRQINSMWAQEWNSAAAPPPLKMPYQHALVGDVMTAVEEFEIDPLLYSAAGQSIGFVREFLSVGEVMQRLVDQTVAGLDRAKGYLK, encoded by the coding sequence ATGGCTCGAATCAGCAACGTGTTCACCGAGAGGCTCGGAATCGACGTACCGATACTGGGCTTCGCCCACGACACCCAGGTCGCGGCGGCGATCACACAGGCTGGTGGGCTGGGCGTTTACGGCATCGCCCACGACGAGCCATCGGACCTTCCGGCCAAGCTCGAGGCGTTGCGGACCCAATCGGGAACTGCGCCCACCGCAGTCGACATGATCATTCCCGCGGGCATGCCCGAGAACGTGACCCTCGACCAGGTGCAGGCGTCGCTGCCGGAGGAACACAAGCAATTCCTCGACGACATCGTGCGGCGCTACGAGGTGCCGCCCGCAACGCGCAAGTCGTTCTTCAACTCGACACTTCGCACGCCCGACTATTTCGAAGGCCAACTCGATGCCCTGCTCGACAGCGATGTCGCCATGGTGGCCTTCGGTGTCGGCTTGACCAAGGAAGCCGTAGAGGCATTGAAGGACGCTGGCAAGATGGTCGGCGCCCTCATCGGCAGTCCTCGTCACGTCGAGCGTTATCTGGACATCGGCCTCGACTTCTTGGTGGCACAGGGGTCAGAGGCAGGTGGGCACACCGGCACCATCGGCACCCTCGTGCTGGTTCCAGAGGTGGTCGAGCTGGCCGGTGATCTTCCGGTGCTCGCAGCCGGCGGAATCGCCCACGGCTCTCAGATCGCGGCGGCTCTGGCTATGGGAGCACAGGGCGTGTGGACCGGCACCATATGGCTGGCGACTCGAGAACACGCAACCGGCGACCACGCCGTCAGCGAGGCTCTGCGCGCCAAGCTGCTGGCCGCCGGCAGCGGCGACACCACGGTTACACGGGGTTCGAGCGGAAAGCCCCAGCGTCAGATCAACTCGATGTGGGCGCAGGAATGGAACTCGGCGGCCGCTCCCCCGCCGCTGAAGATGCCGTACCAACATGCCCTTGTGGGCGACGTCATGACCGCAGTCGAAGAGTTCGAGATCGATCCGCTGCTGTACAGCGCTGCCGGCCAGAGCATCGGGTTCGTTCGCGAGTTCCTGTCGGTTGGCGAGGTGATGCAGCGACTGGTCGACCAGACCGTGGCGGGCCTGGATCGGGCCAAGGGCTATCTGAAATAG
- a CDS encoding SDR family oxidoreductase, with amino-acid sequence MNQPESFSVGDLFSVKDKVVVVTGGSRGIGEMIAAGFVANGAKVYISSRKAEVCDATAQRLSEQYGGTCVSIPANLADLAGIDSFVSSFTDSETKLDVLVNNAGVSWGAPIDEFPEVGWDKVMDTNVKGVFFLTQRLLPQLEAAATAEDPARVINIGSIDGIRTPIFDNFSYGPSKAAVHALTRQMAASLVKRNILVNAIAPGPFPTWMLSTGIGGGGDVEATDWERFGKTMGRGRVGTPQDIAGLAIYLASRAGAFTVGDVITCDGGIAVS; translated from the coding sequence ATGAATCAGCCAGAAAGCTTCTCGGTCGGTGATCTGTTCTCGGTGAAGGACAAGGTCGTGGTGGTCACCGGTGGGTCCCGTGGAATCGGCGAGATGATCGCCGCCGGTTTTGTGGCCAACGGCGCCAAGGTCTACATCAGCTCGCGCAAGGCCGAGGTGTGCGACGCGACGGCGCAGCGGCTCAGCGAACAGTACGGCGGAACCTGTGTGTCGATTCCGGCCAACCTGGCCGACCTCGCCGGCATCGACTCGTTCGTGTCGTCGTTCACCGACAGCGAGACCAAGCTCGACGTGCTGGTCAACAACGCCGGTGTTTCCTGGGGTGCCCCCATCGACGAGTTCCCCGAGGTTGGCTGGGACAAGGTCATGGACACCAACGTCAAGGGTGTCTTCTTCCTGACCCAGCGTTTGCTGCCTCAGCTCGAAGCTGCAGCGACCGCCGAAGACCCGGCGCGGGTCATCAACATCGGTTCCATCGACGGGATCCGCACCCCGATATTCGACAACTTCTCGTATGGTCCGTCGAAGGCCGCGGTGCACGCCCTGACCCGCCAGATGGCGGCCTCGCTGGTGAAGCGCAACATCCTGGTGAACGCCATAGCGCCAGGACCTTTCCCGACATGGATGCTCAGCACCGGTATCGGGGGCGGGGGCGACGTCGAGGCCACCGACTGGGAACGCTTCGGCAAGACAATGGGTCGTGGCCGCGTCGGCACACCGCAAGACATCGCCGGCCTGGCGATCTATCTGGCGTCGCGCGCCGGTGCATTCACCGTGGGTGACGTCATCACCTGCGACGGCGGCATCGCTGTGTCGTAG
- a CDS encoding putative inorganic carbon transporter subunit DabA has translation MTTLILLMLVIPPAAGAVVALVRRGSDRAARAVIAGAVVSTAAAAAGVVAVGREPGGEIAAMGLSLDRPMSLLALVVAATASVVAGFTGRNLDPEPRTVRFFAAIGVLVSASLLALTSAGPVGLAVGWVLSGWALVDMVGHQQGWAPVAKARRRIVVSLAVGDVALISAVLIAAAHGANGAWFGAEMRAELAGATVAGVEATHVVAVLLVVAGLSRSALFPFHRWLEGTLVAPTPVSALVHAGLVSGAGILLIRTHEVFLASQPALYSAFAAGVVTILIAGRIAAGRPDAKGSLAWSTVGQMAFMVVQCAVGAFSSAVVHIAGHGMYKAAQFLGAGDTVSATLRAKRSPVARDSVGATARVVTLVVVPTAAVGLAAWLVTPQLGDAGLLVVVLFAWLSVMQALRGWLDRNPLASAATVAIGTVASFAASFAYFGALNALESFMKPSLAAEASDVGVWAVLAALAIAAPASLVMGRRAGTQAVVSPAPDPSTAIDRAQIRSDVAKAASIISPMWPLSSFVAVNPLTGVEAQGFESATATARRWLRARTHLSLAQFRQDHQAGLTTLDDLGYAVNQRCVDVCAGPPVLVDGSSIGRDEIITTDLLHGPDTPSVEAARTTLERAGLSEQADKADTIVADHLARYMTMPTDCADFVSYFATAARADARLHRLAGAPGRSWLTATLDQGNDPAMLLAAAFAAMHIGPEARVDEMRGLLARLNGWAGLSKWRNDWAAPDEERPRLAPIDVVAALALTEAAVATGMSVDFDTQAEHDLDEDALLDARVAAVAAILAPSRQDASSLEAIREVLSGVSTHERHHIWLMAQEHHFDRHLIAKIDRIDPGPGTTRPAAQAVFCIDVRSEGLRRHIEELGSAAGTPIETIGFAGFFGVPLKVRKLGWDHAEARCPVLVAPTVGFSEHPHVESVDAAAGRLGAARARDAVRAAHSKAKKGQGSAFAMAEAAGWLVGPMAAAKTFVPRKAQAPSPRASRVIPDDGVLVDQKIFAAESVLRTMGLIEGFAPLVLLCGHGSATVNNPHATALDCGACAGASGDDNALAVAGLLNDADVRLALHDRGISIPDDTWFVAGLHDTASDHVSILDKASAPHTHLGQIDQLQALLDRAGRANAADRAQHLVGPQHKVRDRGADWAQVRPEWGLARAAAFIIGPRSLTAGVDLEGRAFLHSYDQANDPTGRVLETIMTAPLVVGHWIGSQYYFSTVDPERFGAGDKLVHNPIGSLGVVSGPGGDLRVGLPLQSTHVAGARHHQPLRLLAVIQADLELIEQIIAKNKVLQTLIGGSWLRIAARSHPHEPWSLRTAAGTWLSSPSSISAGTLRPGIELEPIVHTRS, from the coding sequence ATGACCACCCTGATCCTGCTGATGCTGGTGATTCCGCCCGCCGCCGGCGCCGTCGTTGCGCTCGTTCGTCGCGGATCCGACAGGGCGGCTCGGGCGGTGATCGCCGGCGCAGTGGTGTCGACAGCGGCCGCAGCTGCGGGTGTGGTGGCTGTGGGACGCGAGCCCGGCGGCGAGATCGCAGCCATGGGGTTGAGCCTCGACCGCCCCATGTCGTTGCTGGCGCTGGTCGTGGCCGCCACAGCGTCGGTGGTCGCCGGCTTCACCGGCCGCAACCTCGACCCCGAGCCTCGAACGGTGCGGTTCTTCGCTGCCATCGGAGTGTTGGTGTCGGCGTCGTTGCTGGCCCTGACATCGGCCGGCCCGGTAGGTCTGGCAGTTGGATGGGTGTTGTCTGGCTGGGCGCTGGTGGACATGGTCGGCCATCAGCAAGGTTGGGCCCCGGTGGCCAAGGCGCGCCGGCGAATCGTCGTGTCGTTGGCCGTGGGAGATGTTGCCCTGATCTCGGCCGTGCTGATAGCAGCCGCCCATGGAGCCAACGGCGCGTGGTTTGGCGCAGAGATGCGGGCCGAGCTGGCGGGCGCAACGGTCGCAGGCGTGGAGGCGACCCATGTGGTAGCCGTTCTACTGGTCGTCGCCGGCCTGTCGCGTTCGGCGCTGTTCCCATTCCATCGGTGGCTCGAGGGCACCCTGGTGGCCCCCACGCCAGTTTCGGCACTGGTTCACGCGGGCCTGGTGAGCGGTGCGGGCATATTGCTGATTCGTACCCACGAGGTGTTTCTGGCGTCGCAGCCCGCTCTGTACTCGGCCTTTGCCGCCGGTGTGGTCACCATCTTGATCGCCGGCCGGATAGCTGCCGGGCGGCCCGACGCAAAGGGATCGCTGGCCTGGTCGACGGTTGGTCAGATGGCTTTCATGGTCGTGCAGTGCGCGGTGGGAGCCTTCAGCAGCGCAGTTGTGCACATCGCCGGTCACGGCATGTACAAGGCCGCCCAGTTCCTCGGAGCGGGCGACACGGTCTCGGCGACACTTCGGGCCAAACGGTCACCGGTGGCGCGTGACTCGGTTGGGGCCACCGCGCGAGTGGTGACATTGGTGGTGGTTCCGACTGCAGCGGTGGGGCTGGCCGCTTGGTTGGTCACGCCTCAACTCGGCGATGCCGGTCTGCTGGTGGTGGTGCTGTTCGCGTGGCTTTCGGTGATGCAGGCACTTCGCGGGTGGCTCGATCGCAACCCGCTGGCGTCAGCGGCCACGGTCGCCATCGGAACGGTCGCCTCGTTCGCAGCCTCTTTTGCCTACTTCGGCGCACTGAACGCGCTGGAGAGCTTCATGAAGCCGAGCCTGGCAGCCGAAGCCAGTGACGTTGGTGTGTGGGCGGTGCTTGCTGCGCTTGCCATCGCCGCGCCGGCCTCGCTGGTGATGGGTCGCCGGGCCGGGACCCAGGCGGTGGTCAGTCCGGCGCCCGACCCATCGACGGCGATCGATCGGGCCCAGATCCGCTCGGACGTGGCCAAGGCGGCCTCGATCATCTCGCCCATGTGGCCCCTGTCTTCGTTTGTGGCCGTCAACCCCTTGACCGGTGTCGAGGCTCAGGGGTTCGAGAGCGCCACGGCTACGGCACGGCGCTGGTTGCGGGCCCGAACCCACCTGTCGCTTGCCCAATTCAGGCAAGACCACCAGGCGGGCCTCACCACCCTCGACGACCTCGGCTATGCCGTCAACCAGAGGTGTGTCGACGTGTGCGCAGGGCCACCGGTTCTGGTCGACGGCAGTTCGATAGGGCGAGACGAGATCATCACAACAGACCTCCTGCACGGTCCCGACACGCCCAGCGTCGAAGCCGCCCGCACCACCCTGGAACGTGCCGGACTGAGCGAACAGGCCGACAAGGCAGACACCATCGTCGCCGACCACCTGGCGCGCTACATGACCATGCCGACCGATTGCGCCGACTTCGTTTCGTACTTCGCGACGGCGGCTCGGGCCGACGCCAGGCTGCACCGGTTGGCAGGTGCACCCGGGCGGTCGTGGTTGACCGCCACCCTCGACCAGGGCAACGACCCAGCAATGCTCTTGGCCGCGGCCTTCGCAGCGATGCACATCGGTCCTGAGGCCAGGGTCGACGAGATGCGGGGTCTGTTGGCCCGGCTGAACGGGTGGGCCGGCCTGTCCAAGTGGCGCAACGACTGGGCCGCCCCAGACGAAGAACGGCCTCGCCTGGCACCCATCGACGTCGTCGCCGCCCTGGCACTGACCGAGGCAGCGGTTGCAACGGGCATGTCGGTCGACTTCGACACCCAAGCCGAGCACGATCTGGACGAAGACGCACTGCTCGACGCCAGGGTTGCGGCGGTGGCTGCGATCCTCGCCCCGTCGCGGCAGGACGCCAGCAGCCTTGAGGCGATCAGGGAAGTGCTGTCGGGGGTTTCGACCCACGAACGCCATCACATCTGGCTGATGGCCCAAGAACATCACTTCGACCGGCACCTGATCGCAAAGATCGACCGCATCGATCCCGGGCCTGGCACGACCAGGCCGGCGGCTCAGGCGGTGTTCTGCATCGATGTTCGTTCTGAGGGGCTCCGGCGCCACATCGAAGAACTGGGTTCGGCTGCGGGCACGCCGATCGAAACCATCGGGTTCGCCGGATTCTTCGGCGTGCCGCTGAAGGTGCGCAAGCTGGGCTGGGACCACGCCGAGGCCCGCTGCCCGGTGTTGGTCGCCCCGACCGTGGGTTTCTCGGAGCATCCTCACGTCGAATCGGTGGATGCCGCCGCGGGCAGGCTCGGCGCCGCCAGGGCCCGTGATGCCGTGCGTGCCGCACACTCCAAAGCCAAGAAGGGTCAGGGATCGGCGTTTGCAATGGCCGAGGCCGCCGGGTGGCTGGTGGGCCCGATGGCGGCCGCCAAGACGTTCGTTCCGCGCAAGGCCCAAGCCCCCAGCCCGCGGGCTTCCCGGGTGATTCCCGACGACGGCGTGCTGGTCGACCAGAAGATCTTCGCCGCCGAGTCGGTGTTGCGCACGATGGGCCTCATAGAAGGTTTCGCGCCGCTGGTTCTGTTGTGCGGACACGGCAGCGCAACGGTCAACAACCCTCATGCCACGGCGTTGGACTGCGGAGCTTGTGCCGGAGCCTCGGGCGATGACAACGCTCTCGCAGTCGCCGGGCTGCTGAACGACGCAGACGTCAGGCTGGCCCTGCACGACCGCGGAATCTCGATTCCCGATGACACGTGGTTCGTGGCCGGCCTGCACGACACCGCCAGCGACCACGTCTCGATCCTGGACAAGGCCTCGGCCCCGCACACACATCTGGGTCAGATCGACCAACTCCAGGCGCTGCTGGATCGGGCCGGCAGGGCCAACGCGGCCGACCGGGCGCAGCATCTCGTCGGCCCGCAACACAAGGTCCGCGACCGGGGCGCCGACTGGGCGCAGGTGAGGCCCGAGTGGGGTCTGGCGCGGGCCGCCGCATTCATCATCGGCCCGCGGTCGTTGACCGCGGGAGTCGACCTGGAAGGTCGAGCGTTTCTGCACAGCTACGACCAGGCCAACGATCCGACGGGCCGGGTGCTCGAGACCATCATGACCGCCCCGCTTGTCGTAGGGCACTGGATCGGGTCGCAGTATTACTTCTCGACCGTCGACCCCGAACGCTTCGGAGCCGGCGACAAGTTGGTGCACAACCCGATCGGCTCCCTCGGGGTGGTGTCGGGCCCAGGCGGCGACCTGCGGGTGGGTCTGCCGCTGCAGAGCACACACGTGGCCGGCGCCAGGCACCATCAGCCGCTGCGTCTGCTGGCGGTGATCCAGGCCGACCTCGAGCTGATCGAACAGATCATTGCCAAGAACAAGGTGCTTCAGACCCTGATAGGGGGCTCGTGGCTGCGCATCGCAGCCCGGTCACACCCTCACGAACCATGGTCGCTGCGCACCGCCGCCGGCACCTGGCTGTCTTCACCCAGCTCGATCTCGGCTGGCACACTGCGGCCGGGAATCGAACTCGAACCGATCGTTCACACACGGAGCTGA
- a CDS encoding cytochrome P450, whose translation MTETTEDRLGWPAGEFRTPEQEMAEKGANVPAADQLALEDINPANAHLFAEDRWQDHFARLRAEDPVHFNEIETAGRYWSITKYEDVKEIDGDWKNFSSAMGITLGAPAQWVRDNPQVSLTSFISMDPPEHNAQRNTVRSVAAPANLRNVEPLIRERTIGVLDSLPEGETFNWVDLVSVELTTMMLATLFDFPFEDRRKLTRWSDITFAIPEPGGLVESQQQKRDEMMECVHYFERLWAERRENPGYDLVSMLVHGDATKDMPTIAHLGNLLLLIIGGNDTTRNTMSGSVYGLNKFPEQYDKLIANPDLIPSMVPEIIRWQTPLSYMRRTATNDVEFRGKQIKKDDQVLMWYVSANRDEDVFGDTANIIDIERPNADRHLSFGYGIHFCMGSRLAELQLRVLWEEILQRFERIEVQDEPKRVLSSFVKGYSELPVQVRRK comes from the coding sequence ATGACCGAAACCACCGAAGACCGCCTCGGCTGGCCAGCGGGCGAGTTCCGCACCCCGGAACAAGAGATGGCAGAAAAGGGAGCCAACGTTCCCGCTGCCGATCAACTGGCGCTAGAAGACATCAACCCGGCCAACGCGCACCTGTTCGCCGAAGACCGCTGGCAGGATCACTTCGCTCGTCTTCGGGCCGAAGACCCAGTGCACTTCAACGAGATCGAAACCGCAGGCCGCTACTGGTCGATCACCAAGTACGAAGACGTCAAGGAGATCGACGGCGACTGGAAGAACTTCTCGTCGGCCATGGGCATCACGCTGGGCGCACCTGCCCAATGGGTGCGCGACAACCCGCAGGTGTCCCTGACCTCGTTCATCTCGATGGACCCACCAGAGCACAATGCCCAGCGCAACACCGTGCGTTCGGTCGCAGCTCCGGCCAACCTTCGCAATGTCGAGCCGCTCATTCGCGAGCGCACCATCGGTGTTCTCGATTCGCTGCCCGAGGGCGAGACCTTCAACTGGGTCGACCTGGTCTCGGTCGAGCTGACCACCATGATGCTGGCGACGCTGTTCGACTTCCCGTTCGAAGACCGCCGCAAGCTGACCCGTTGGTCTGACATCACGTTCGCCATCCCCGAGCCGGGCGGCCTCGTCGAGTCGCAGCAACAAAAGCGCGACGAGATGATGGAGTGTGTCCACTACTTCGAGCGCCTGTGGGCCGAGCGCCGCGAGAACCCCGGCTATGACCTGGTGTCGATGCTGGTGCACGGCGATGCCACCAAGGACATGCCCACCATCGCCCATCTGGGCAACCTGCTGCTGCTGATCATCGGCGGCAACGACACCACCCGCAACACCATGTCGGGCAGCGTCTACGGGCTCAACAAGTTCCCCGAGCAATACGACAAGCTCATCGCCAACCCCGACCTGATCCCCAGCATGGTGCCCGAGATCATCCGCTGGCAGACGCCGCTGTCTTACATGCGCCGCACCGCCACCAACGATGTCGAGTTCCGCGGAAAGCAGATCAAAAAAGACGACCAAGTACTCATGTGGTACGTCTCTGCCAACCGCGACGAAGACGTCTTCGGCGACACCGCAAACATCATCGACATCGAACGCCCCAACGCAGACCGCCACCTCTCATTCGGCTACGGCATCCACTTCTGCATGGGCAGCCGCCTCGCCGAACTCCAACTCCGCGTCCTCTGGGAAGAAATCCTCCAACGCTTCGAACGCATCGAAGTCCAAGACGAACCCAAACGAGTCCTCTCATCATTCGTCAAGGGCTACTCCGAACTACCAGTCCAGGTCCGCCGCAAGTAG
- a CDS encoding aminotransferase class V-fold PLP-dependent enzyme, giving the protein MIIVHAGMPKTGTTALQDALCANRDQLRDAGIDYPALWGGEVEGHHDIGRRLLEDDLSIVEEIRERHTPGLDLVLSTETLSNLFTVEHRDRLVAFLRGLEAIDSVHLIVCLRRMDEFLEAMYLQHVRLGLDTGTVNQYMEPRVDWAQEVIGELARLRADPPVHRTTMLALVPGVDTVAEVAAAMGVPAQLARSDRARRNRRLGLRATVALAHVDLVSERIGAAISIDQLRTAFESGLIDLVDDPRDLHVVPRDLAVEVFLGSMRAARVGGLDVYSDAYLHDLVDDSPHHDLDPSLLTDDDMRRIEAGLGLGSGPAKRVASRAAPGVVYLDTASVGVPPAAAVEALRRGVDAWAVGAAMPPDYDEAIERSRSAYARIVGCEPDWVAIPTPVSVATAQAKTALRPGDKVLLAEEDFTSVLFPFLADPTIESVVVPLDLLVERIDDDIAMVAVSAVQSADGRIADLDRLAAACRATGAISYVDTTQASGWLDFDASRFDLTAAGAYKWLMCPRGVGFLTVNPRVGERMAALAPGWYSGEQPWQTVYRPPYRAASNARKFDVSPAWLPFVGAAPALEMLADIGPAAVGRHGIDLANRFRSELGLAAGASPIVSLDLTTAQVERLRLAGVRFASRDGRSRFSFHLCNTQMDVDSALDAILVE; this is encoded by the coding sequence ATGATCATCGTGCATGCGGGCATGCCCAAAACCGGAACCACTGCGCTTCAGGACGCGCTTTGCGCCAACCGTGATCAACTGCGCGACGCCGGCATCGACTATCCGGCTCTTTGGGGCGGCGAGGTCGAAGGCCACCACGACATCGGGCGCCGCCTGCTGGAAGACGACCTGTCGATCGTCGAGGAGATCCGAGAACGGCATACTCCCGGCCTCGATCTGGTGCTTTCCACAGAGACGCTCTCGAACCTGTTCACCGTGGAGCACCGCGATCGGCTGGTTGCGTTCCTGCGGGGTCTCGAAGCGATCGACTCGGTTCATCTGATCGTGTGTTTGAGGCGCATGGACGAGTTTCTCGAAGCGATGTACCTGCAACATGTGCGTCTGGGCCTCGATACGGGCACGGTCAACCAGTACATGGAGCCGCGAGTCGACTGGGCGCAAGAGGTCATCGGCGAACTAGCGCGCCTTCGGGCCGACCCTCCGGTGCATCGCACGACGATGTTGGCGTTGGTGCCTGGCGTCGACACCGTCGCCGAGGTGGCCGCAGCGATGGGAGTGCCAGCACAGCTCGCACGCAGCGATCGGGCCCGGAGAAATCGACGCCTCGGGCTGAGGGCCACCGTGGCACTGGCGCACGTCGACCTGGTCTCGGAACGAATTGGTGCGGCCATCAGCATCGACCAACTGCGAACTGCGTTCGAGTCGGGCCTGATCGACCTCGTCGACGACCCGCGCGACCTCCACGTGGTCCCGCGAGACCTGGCGGTTGAGGTGTTCCTCGGTTCGATGCGGGCCGCGCGTGTGGGAGGTCTGGACGTCTATAGCGATGCATACCTGCACGATCTGGTCGACGACAGTCCGCATCACGATCTGGACCCCAGTCTTTTGACCGACGACGACATGAGGCGCATTGAGGCCGGGCTCGGTCTTGGGTCGGGGCCGGCGAAGCGGGTCGCCAGCCGCGCAGCACCCGGGGTGGTGTATCTGGACACCGCCAGCGTCGGAGTTCCGCCCGCTGCCGCCGTCGAGGCGCTGCGACGCGGCGTCGACGCGTGGGCCGTTGGCGCAGCGATGCCACCCGACTACGACGAAGCGATCGAGCGCAGCCGGTCTGCCTACGCTCGAATTGTCGGCTGCGAACCCGATTGGGTTGCGATACCGACGCCGGTGTCGGTGGCAACCGCTCAAGCCAAGACTGCACTTCGTCCAGGCGACAAGGTGCTGTTGGCCGAGGAGGACTTCACCTCGGTGCTCTTCCCGTTCTTGGCCGACCCCACGATCGAGTCGGTAGTCGTGCCACTCGACCTTCTTGTCGAACGGATCGACGACGACATCGCCATGGTGGCAGTCAGCGCGGTCCAGTCGGCCGACGGTCGTATCGCCGACCTCGACCGGTTGGCCGCCGCATGCAGGGCCACCGGCGCCATCTCGTACGTGGACACAACGCAGGCGTCTGGCTGGCTCGACTTCGACGCATCGCGGTTCGATCTGACCGCCGCGGGTGCCTACAAGTGGTTGATGTGCCCTCGCGGGGTGGGGTTCTTGACCGTCAACCCTCGGGTAGGCGAGCGAATGGCGGCGCTGGCGCCGGGTTGGTACTCCGGTGAGCAGCCGTGGCAGACCGTCTATCGGCCGCCATATCGAGCCGCATCGAACGCCAGAAAGTTCGACGTATCGCCGGCCTGGCTGCCCTTCGTCGGGGCTGCGCCGGCCCTCGAAATGCTGGCCGACATCGGGCCCGCAGCGGTGGGCCGACACGGAATCGACTTGGCCAACCGATTCCGCTCGGAGCTGGGCCTCGCTGCCGGGGCCAGCCCCATAGTCAGCCTCGACCTGACCACCGCTCAGGTCGAACGGCTGCGGCTGGCGGGTGTTCGATTCGCGTCCAGAGACGGCCGCAGCCGGTTCTCGTTTCACCTGTGCAACACCCAGATGGACGTCGACTCGGCCCTCGACGCGATACTGGTGGAATGA
- a CDS encoding SDR family NAD(P)-dependent oxidoreductase, with protein sequence MDLQGIRAAIVGGASGMARATAVRIVNGGGKVAILDREESAGAEVAAELGGTWHPCNVLDFEGIELVLGEAVAALGGLDVGVNTAGGGKAGRTLGKDGPFSLDDFRYVVDLNLIASFNLNRLMASHMANNEPNEDGERGVMINTASIAAFEGQIGQVAYTAAKAGIAGMTLTMARDLGSLGIRVMTIAPSLFHTGLTQWMPEERAESLVVDAAFPKRMGRPDEFARLAISIIENPMLNGGTIRLDAGQRFGPKVGGPKVTRPSSNQR encoded by the coding sequence ATGGACCTTCAAGGGATTCGGGCGGCGATTGTCGGCGGAGCGAGCGGGATGGCACGAGCCACCGCAGTGCGAATCGTCAACGGAGGTGGCAAGGTCGCCATCTTGGACCGCGAGGAATCGGCCGGCGCCGAGGTGGCTGCCGAGCTGGGTGGCACCTGGCATCCCTGCAACGTGCTCGATTTCGAGGGCATAGAGCTGGTGTTGGGAGAGGCCGTCGCAGCCCTCGGTGGGTTGGACGTGGGCGTCAACACGGCGGGCGGTGGCAAGGCCGGGCGAACCCTTGGCAAGGACGGCCCCTTCTCGCTCGATGACTTCCGTTACGTGGTCGACCTGAACCTGATTGCATCGTTCAACCTGAACCGGCTGATGGCCTCCCACATGGCCAACAACGAACCGAACGAAGACGGCGAACGCGGTGTCATGATCAACACCGCTTCGATCGCTGCGTTCGAGGGTCAGATCGGTCAGGTGGCGTACACGGCCGCCAAGGCGGGCATCGCCGGCATGACCCTGACCATGGCGCGCGATCTGGGTTCGTTGGGCATAAGGGTGATGACCATCGCCCCCAGCCTCTTTCACACCGGCCTCACCCAATGGATGCCAGAGGAACGGGCCGAGAGCCTTGTGGTCGACGCCGCGTTCCCCAAGCGGATGGGCAGGCCCGACGAGTTTGCCCGCCTGGCGATCTCGATAATCGAGAACCCCATGCTGAACGGCGGCACCATCCGCCTGGACGCGGGTCAGCGGTTCGGTCCAAAGGTGGGCGGGCCCAAGGTCACCCGGCCTTCATCCAACCAGCGTTAG
- a CDS encoding winged helix-turn-helix domain-containing protein, whose protein sequence is METERRSWTFLTNHAHVMLAIARTPDLRLREIADLVGITERTASQIIDDLEHDGYVVREREGRRNRYVVNAGHPLRHPLEQHHDIEDLIDAIGHQDPAAD, encoded by the coding sequence ATGGAGACAGAACGGCGATCCTGGACGTTCCTCACCAACCACGCCCACGTGATGCTGGCCATCGCACGAACGCCCGACCTACGGCTGCGCGAGATCGCCGACCTGGTGGGCATCACCGAACGCACCGCCTCGCAGATCATCGACGACCTCGAGCACGACGGCTATGTCGTGCGCGAGCGCGAAGGCAGGCGCAACCGATACGTGGTCAACGCGGGCCATCCGCTTCGACATCCGCTCGAGCAGCATCACGACATCGAGGACCTCATCGACGCGATCGGCCATCAAGACCCAGCAGCCGACTGA